A window from Megasphaera vaginalis (ex Bordigoni et al. 2020) encodes these proteins:
- a CDS encoding amidohydrolase family protein — translation MSYRFVIKGTAFHSLTPETFEVLENHLFCVDRNGTLAAVLHPADSSYAVELAAAKAAGILRCLKEGQFLLPGFIDTHLHAPQWAQVGKALDADLPIWLNDYTFPLEAAYTDLDFAAKIYADLVTTLLANGTTTAQYFGSVDNEPNKLLADLCAAKGQRAFIGKVVMDLSTQCPVYYRDGSADTALAATEAFLTYTARLNRRTPQDIVGVVTPRFIPTCSDDVLYGLGRLAAEYDAPIQSHCSEGDWEQRHVSERVGMSDTRAHEKFGLLTDRTTLAHSVYLSDEDAALYREKGTAIAHCPLSNILFANAVCPVKKRLDQGLTVSLATDLSAGYTPSMFDAMRQAILSSRTLQYGIDYRLAPEKRGVADSTIDFRHAFYMATAGGAKTLHINCGQFKKGFHFDAFIFDCQAPLSNSRYYENDSLTAMLQKIIFTGNRQNIVALWVQGRQIIPFI, via the coding sequence ATGTCATACCGCTTCGTCATCAAAGGAACCGCCTTTCACAGTCTGACGCCGGAAACCTTTGAAGTCCTCGAAAACCATCTCTTCTGCGTCGATCGAAATGGCACCTTGGCAGCAGTTCTTCATCCCGCAGATTCATCTTATGCCGTTGAATTGGCTGCAGCGAAGGCCGCCGGCATTCTGCGCTGCCTGAAAGAAGGCCAGTTTTTGCTGCCCGGCTTTATCGACACCCATCTGCACGCGCCGCAGTGGGCGCAAGTAGGCAAAGCGCTGGATGCCGATCTGCCGATCTGGCTCAACGACTATACGTTTCCTTTAGAGGCCGCCTATACGGATCTGGATTTCGCGGCAAAAATTTACGCCGACCTGGTAACGACACTCCTTGCCAACGGCACGACGACAGCGCAGTACTTCGGTTCCGTCGACAACGAGCCGAATAAGCTCTTGGCCGATCTCTGCGCCGCTAAAGGACAACGGGCCTTCATCGGCAAGGTCGTCATGGATTTATCGACGCAATGTCCCGTTTATTACCGCGACGGTTCAGCCGACACCGCCCTGGCGGCAACGGAAGCGTTTCTTACCTACACGGCACGACTAAACCGCCGTACGCCGCAGGATATCGTCGGCGTCGTCACCCCCCGTTTCATCCCGACATGCAGTGATGACGTTCTTTACGGCCTCGGCCGGCTGGCAGCCGAATACGACGCACCTATCCAGTCACACTGTTCCGAAGGAGACTGGGAGCAACGCCACGTCAGCGAACGCGTCGGCATGAGTGACACAAGAGCCCACGAAAAATTCGGTCTGCTTACCGACAGAACGACGCTGGCTCACTCGGTCTACTTAAGCGACGAAGACGCCGCCTTGTATCGGGAAAAAGGAACCGCCATCGCCCACTGTCCCCTGTCCAATATCCTCTTCGCCAACGCCGTCTGCCCGGTAAAAAAGCGGCTGGATCAGGGACTGACCGTCTCTTTGGCGACGGATTTATCGGCAGGCTATACCCCGTCCATGTTCGACGCCATGCGTCAGGCAATCCTGTCTTCGCGAACCTTGCAATACGGCATCGATTACCGTCTCGCGCCGGAAAAAAGAGGCGTCGCCGACAGCACCATCGATTTTCGTCACGCCTTTTACATGGCTACCGCCGGCGGCGCGAAAACGCTTCATATAAACTGCGGGCAATTCAAAAAAGGCTTTCATTTCGACGCCTTTATTTTTGACTGCCAGGCGCCGCTGAGCAACAGCCGCTATTACGAAAACGACAGTCTCACGGCCATGCTGCAAAAGATCATCTTCACAGGAAACCGCCAGAATATCGTCGCCCTCTGGGTACAAGGTCGGCAAATTATTCCATTCATTTAG
- a CDS encoding solute carrier family 23 protein encodes MSTEETTTPHYEGSLLVRPNEPLPPLQALLLGLQHLLAMDIYVVPFIIAGMLSLPLADSAFLIQATFIASGLGTLIQSRYLMKLPVAQGPSYVPIGAIAGIAAATAPGLDGLSAVFGAVLVGSLVVCLLGFTGVVRKGINYFVPPLVGGTIIFIVGLSLIPIGLKDNIFTVHGAGTITENILLALVSGGVLTLCVMLGLHFGKKGNWLRIGSVIIALAAGCIVAASMGRFSLHAVAAAPWFSVPHVAFVNVPVSFDLPAIITMILIYIVLLAETTGTWFAVSSVIEEPLTNRQLDSGILGEGLSCFIGGLFGGTPATGYSTNAGLISITGVASRHAFYGCAFWMIIFGLSNKLATFIASIPTPVIGGVFVIVSSIIALSGFRVIRQLELNERNMFVIGLPVITTMALYLLPQDYVATLPQLVRYLLSSTIATAAIVAIILNKLLPKELNLYHHAD; translated from the coding sequence ATGTCAACAGAAGAAACCACAACACCACATTATGAAGGCTCGCTACTGGTTCGTCCCAACGAACCGCTGCCGCCGCTTCAAGCGTTGCTTTTGGGATTGCAGCATCTCTTGGCTATGGATATTTACGTCGTCCCCTTCATCATTGCCGGTATGTTGTCCCTGCCCCTGGCGGATTCGGCCTTTCTGATCCAGGCCACTTTCATCGCCAGCGGCTTGGGAACGCTGATTCAATCGCGCTACCTGATGAAGTTACCCGTCGCTCAAGGCCCCTCCTATGTCCCCATCGGCGCCATCGCCGGCATTGCCGCCGCTACAGCGCCGGGATTGGACGGCCTCAGCGCCGTTTTCGGCGCCGTCCTCGTCGGCAGCCTCGTCGTTTGCCTTCTCGGCTTTACCGGCGTCGTTCGTAAGGGAATCAACTACTTCGTGCCGCCCCTTGTCGGCGGTACGATCATCTTCATCGTCGGCCTGTCACTGATTCCCATCGGCCTTAAAGATAACATCTTTACCGTCCACGGTGCCGGCACGATTACGGAAAATATCCTCCTCGCCCTCGTCTCCGGCGGTGTGCTGACGCTCTGCGTCATGCTCGGTCTCCACTTCGGCAAAAAAGGCAATTGGCTCCGCATCGGCTCCGTCATCATCGCTTTGGCCGCCGGTTGTATCGTTGCCGCCTCCATGGGCCGGTTTTCTCTGCATGCCGTCGCTGCCGCGCCGTGGTTCTCCGTCCCTCACGTCGCCTTTGTCAACGTTCCCGTTTCCTTTGATCTCCCGGCGATCATTACGATGATCCTCATCTACATCGTGCTCCTGGCCGAAACAACGGGAACTTGGTTTGCCGTCAGCTCCGTCATTGAAGAACCGCTGACGAACCGCCAGCTCGACAGCGGCATACTCGGCGAAGGGCTGAGCTGCTTTATCGGCGGACTCTTCGGCGGCACGCCGGCAACAGGCTACTCTACCAATGCCGGTCTGATTTCCATCACCGGCGTTGCCAGCCGCCACGCATTTTACGGCTGCGCCTTCTGGATGATTATCTTCGGACTCTCCAACAAGCTGGCGACGTTTATCGCCTCCATCCCGACACCGGTTATCGGCGGCGTCTTCGTTATCGTCTCATCCATCATCGCCCTCAGCGGCTTCCGCGTCATCAGGCAACTGGAACTCAACGAACGGAACATGTTCGTCATCGGCCTGCCGGTCATTACCACAATGGCGCTCTATCTCCTGCCTCAAGATTACGTCGCTACCTTGCCGCAGCTCGTTCGTTACCTGCTGAGTTCCACCATCGCCACCGCCGCTATTGTCGCCATCATCCTAAACAAGCTCTTACCGAAAGAACTCAATTTGTACCATCATGCAGACTGA
- a CDS encoding amino acid permease, producing the protein MQGCKGSAMSPDDYRLKRNLKSRHITMISIGGAIGTGLFLLSGEAVSLGGAGSAVCSYIFMGIVVYLLMSFLGEMATTLPLSGSFETYASAYVDPALGFALGWNYWLMSIATVTAEIVAGSIIVSFWLPDANAVCWSLLFLSLIFILNAFSARVYGESEFWFAGIKVFTIIIFIITGVLMIFGIIGGEAPGFSNICMIDNESGKAGPFIGGMSSFLTVLFIAGWSFAGTELIGITAGESENPAVNIPKATRAVFWRILAFYVCTIIVISFFIPFNDPNLLKTNTTDIAYSPFTMIFYRAGMAFAASFMNAIILTSVLSAGNSLMYASTRMLYAMACEGKAPKILAAVNRFSVPFWALLFNTLVACTAFFSSTIGSGHIYTLLVNISGVTTFIAWFGIALCHYRFRKAYVLQGYSLERLPYRSRFYPYGQIAAMVVTVGLIFFANMWIFEEENFTWFTFLSNYGIIPLFIGMYALYKKKYKTRWVAYKDIDFSRIHMKGKPL; encoded by the coding sequence ATGCAGGGCTGTAAGGGATCGGCAATGTCGCCGGATGATTATAGATTAAAACGGAATTTGAAAAGTCGACATATCACGATGATTTCAATCGGCGGCGCTATTGGTACGGGGTTATTTTTGTTAAGTGGAGAAGCGGTCAGTCTCGGCGGTGCCGGCAGTGCCGTCTGTTCATATATTTTTATGGGAATCGTCGTTTATCTTCTTATGTCGTTTTTAGGAGAAATGGCAACGACGCTTCCGTTATCCGGATCATTTGAAACGTACGCGTCTGCATATGTAGATCCGGCTTTGGGATTTGCTTTAGGATGGAATTATTGGCTCATGAGCATTGCCACTGTTACGGCAGAGATTGTGGCCGGTTCAATTATTGTCAGCTTTTGGCTGCCTGACGCGAACGCTGTATGTTGGAGCCTTCTTTTTCTCAGTCTGATTTTTATTCTCAATGCATTTTCTGCCCGTGTATATGGTGAGTCAGAGTTTTGGTTTGCCGGAATTAAGGTTTTTACGATTATTATCTTTATCATTACCGGTGTATTGATGATTTTCGGCATTATAGGCGGCGAGGCGCCGGGGTTTTCCAATATTTGTATGATTGATAATGAAAGCGGTAAAGCCGGTCCGTTTATTGGGGGCATGTCTAGCTTTTTGACGGTTTTGTTTATTGCAGGCTGGTCTTTTGCCGGGACGGAATTGATCGGTATTACTGCCGGTGAATCGGAGAATCCGGCGGTGAATATACCGAAAGCGACGCGTGCCGTGTTCTGGCGTATTTTGGCGTTTTATGTCTGTACGATTATCGTTATCAGCTTTTTCATTCCCTTTAATGATCCGAATCTGTTGAAAACGAATACAACGGATATTGCGTATAGTCCTTTTACAATGATTTTTTATCGTGCCGGAATGGCGTTTGCCGCGAGCTTTATGAATGCCATTATTTTGACATCCGTCTTATCGGCCGGAAATTCGTTGATGTATGCGTCGACGCGAATGCTCTACGCCATGGCTTGTGAAGGTAAAGCGCCGAAAATACTTGCCGCGGTGAACCGGTTTTCCGTTCCTTTTTGGGCTTTGTTGTTTAATACGCTGGTTGCTTGTACGGCGTTCTTTTCCTCGACTATCGGATCAGGACATATTTATACGTTGCTGGTCAATATTTCAGGTGTGACTACGTTTATCGCCTGGTTTGGCATCGCTTTATGTCATTACCGTTTTCGTAAGGCTTATGTACTTCAGGGATATTCATTGGAGCGGCTTCCGTATCGATCACGGTTTTATCCGTATGGACAAATTGCGGCGATGGTCGTAACTGTGGGCTTAATTTTTTTTGCCAACATGTGGATTTTTGAAGAAGAAAATTTCACGTGGTTTACGTTTTTATCCAATTACGGGATCATTCCTTTGTTTATCGGTATGTATGCCTTATATAAAAAGAAGTATAAGACAAGATGGGTTGCGTATAAGGATATTGATTTCAGCCGAATACATATGAAAGGAAAACCACTATAA